The nucleotide sequence CTCTAACCTTCTACTTAGCCTTAGTCGCCTTTCTTAGCGGCCATGCTTTGTTTTGCAACGCTAAGTTAGGCTCTTCAGTACAGCAAAACACAAAACGTCCTTAAAGAACTCAAGGTTAAAGAGAAGAAGGTTATGACAATTCAACAAACCACTCGTTACTATAAAATTAATGATTTTATGCCTGCCTGCAAAGCTGGCTTACCTACCTCTATTTTATTCTCCGCAGTGTTTCTTCTTAGTCTACTCCTTTGCCTTGATTTGGGGCGACTTAGGTAATGGCCTATCCAAGATTGGCCTAATACCAAGGGCGCCCATAGAGGCGCCTTTTTTTTTATCTTAAGAGGTATAAATAATGGAACAGAAAAAGACTGAGAAAATTATAATTTTTGATACAAGCTTGCGAGATGGTGAACAAGCACCTGGTGCGACCATGACCTTAGCTGAAAAAATCACTATTGCTGAATCATTGGATAATATGGGAGTTGATGTCATCGAAGCGGGGTTTGCTATCGCTTCGCCAGGGGATTTCAATTGCATTGAAACTATTTGTAAACAGGTTAAAAATGCGTCTGTTTGCAGTTTGGCTCGTGCAAAAAAAACGGATATAGAGGCTGCACATGCAGCTCTGAGGACGGCCTTTAACCCTAGAATTCATACCTTTATTTCGACGAGTGCGATTCACATGCAGCATCAGTTAAAGATGACACAAGAAGAGGTGCTGCAAGCAATTTATGAGTCTGTCTATTATGCCAGAAGGCTGTGTGCCAATGTCGAGTGGTCTGCGATGGATGCTACCCGCAGTGAGATTGATTTTCTAGCGCGCGCTGTGGAGACGGCAATTAGTGCTGGAGCCACCACGATTAATATTCCTGATACAGTAGGATATACCATTCCGAGTGAATATGCGGCACTGATCCGAACAATAAGGGAAAAGGTTCCGACTAGCGACAAAGCGATTATTTCGGTTCATTGTCATAACGATCTTGGTTTGGCAGTTGCTAATTCATTGGCAGCAATTTCAGCAGGTGCCAGGCAAATAGAATGTACTGTAAATGGTATCGGTGAACGTGCTGGTAATGCGGCCTTGGAAGAGATTGTGATGGCTATCAAAACTCGTCGCGATCAATTCAATTACATGACCCAAGTTGATCCCAAGCATATTGCTGCAGTATCAAAATTGGTTTCTGCTGCAACGGGTTTTCCAATACAAAAAAATAAAGCAATTGTCGGAGCCAATGCTTTCGCTCATGAGTCTGGAATCCATCAGGATGGGATGTTGAAAGCCCGTGAAACCTATGAAATTATCAGCCCTGAATCAGTTGGTTTTGGCGAATCAGAACTGGTATTAGGCAAACACTCAGGTCGTGCAGCCTTACGGGATAAATTAAAGGCTTTGGGTATTGAATTAGACGAGACTCATTTTTCTCGTGTATTTAACTGCT is from Legionella donaldsonii and encodes:
- a CDS encoding 2-isopropylmalate synthase, with amino-acid sequence MEQKKTEKIIIFDTSLRDGEQAPGATMTLAEKITIAESLDNMGVDVIEAGFAIASPGDFNCIETICKQVKNASVCSLARAKKTDIEAAHAALRTAFNPRIHTFISTSAIHMQHQLKMTQEEVLQAIYESVYYARRLCANVEWSAMDATRSEIDFLARAVETAISAGATTINIPDTVGYTIPSEYAALIRTIREKVPTSDKAIISVHCHNDLGLAVANSLAAISAGARQIECTVNGIGERAGNAALEEIVMAIKTRRDQFNYMTQVDPKHIAAVSKLVSAATGFPIQKNKAIVGANAFAHESGIHQDGMLKARETYEIISPESVGFGESELVLGKHSGRAALRDKLKALGIELDETHFSRVFNCFKRLGDAKKQICDEDIIALVSDKESQIIALNEAKLQVIWLNGEFVPWDEAKTHVLTHGLHYASSVFEGERAYEGNVFKLTEHNKRLHESANILGFKIPYSVSELNTVTRELLKRNQLKNAYIRPVAWCGTETLSVASQTCSVQVAIAAWEWRSYFAADDLFNKGLKLMWADWVRPSPSMAPVKAKAAGLYMIGSLSKNKAERAGFHDALMLDYRGYVAECTGANFFMVKDGVIYTPIADCFLNGITRQTIIKLARKHHIPVIERHIYPHEIAQADEIFITGSAVEVAPVGQIGNHRFAIGNISKTIAAAYSQLVRGDEYENIVRQDSGAA